One stretch of Cohnella algarum DNA includes these proteins:
- a CDS encoding glycosyltransferase: MKLLFDLIATQPCGESKFHGGGEYAKIVFKHLVAKADAGSLACFYDSGLELDEEIRGLVERNRLELIALSTNEELSGLLNKGNYSVFYSALPYRYHDLKIERADVKLIYTIHGLREIELPTDRYEGKYRQGVSEKMKFVLKSLFGASYVRHKKEQIEKLLKSKAPLEIVVPSFHTKYSLINYFPEFDASNVKVMYSPRKTEESDKFFDLSPYGVEPRGYFLLISGNRWLKNGYRATRALDEIYGAFRTNVKTVVLGVKNSDMYKKAIRNPEQFVFLDYVSSEQLDFFYRQAFCFVYPTLNEGFGYPPLEGMRHETPVIASSITSISEVCRDGVIYFNPFSIEEMKNRIISVLFDSDIREAYARRGREVYEAVSSKQDEDLDRLIGLLLGEERISEPAGAKDSELEELEKAFVV, encoded by the coding sequence CTGGCCTGCTTTTACGACAGCGGATTGGAATTGGACGAGGAAATTCGCGGCCTGGTGGAACGCAACCGTCTCGAGCTGATCGCGCTCAGCACGAACGAGGAACTGTCGGGCTTGCTGAACAAGGGGAACTATTCCGTCTTTTACAGCGCCCTGCCTTATCGGTACCACGATCTTAAGATCGAGCGGGCGGACGTCAAACTGATTTATACGATTCACGGGCTGCGAGAAATCGAGCTTCCGACCGACCGCTACGAAGGCAAGTATCGCCAGGGCGTTTCCGAAAAAATGAAGTTCGTTCTGAAAAGCTTGTTCGGAGCTTCTTACGTCCGGCACAAAAAAGAACAGATCGAGAAACTGTTGAAGTCGAAAGCCCCGCTCGAAATCGTCGTGCCTTCCTTCCATACGAAATACAGCTTGATCAACTATTTTCCCGAGTTCGACGCCTCGAACGTGAAGGTCATGTACAGTCCCCGAAAAACCGAGGAAAGCGACAAGTTTTTCGATTTGTCGCCGTATGGCGTCGAGCCGCGCGGCTATTTTTTGCTGATCAGCGGCAACCGATGGCTGAAGAACGGATACAGGGCGACTCGGGCTCTCGATGAAATTTACGGCGCGTTCCGGACGAATGTCAAAACGGTCGTTCTTGGCGTGAAAAATAGCGACATGTACAAAAAAGCCATCCGAAATCCGGAGCAATTCGTGTTCCTGGATTACGTAAGCTCGGAACAGCTCGATTTTTTCTACCGTCAGGCCTTCTGTTTCGTTTATCCGACGCTTAACGAAGGATTCGGCTATCCTCCGCTCGAAGGAATGCGGCACGAAACGCCGGTGATCGCCTCCTCCATCACCTCCATTTCCGAGGTTTGCCGCGACGGGGTCATCTATTTCAACCCGTTCAGCATCGAGGAGATGAAAAACAGAATCATCAGCGTCCTGTTCGATTCGGACATTCGCGAAGCGTACGCCAGAAGAGGAAGGGAAGTGTACGAAGCCGTCTCCAGCAAGCAGGACGAGGACCTGGATCGATTAATCGGGCTGCTCCTCGGAGAGGAACGGATTTCCGAACCGGCAGGCGCAAAGGATTCGGAATTGGAGGAGCTCGAAAAAGCGTTTGTCGTTTAA